The Penicillium digitatum chromosome 6, complete sequence genome contains the following window.
aaggtggcaaatccgcgaatagatggctcgatctacgatggttctttgttaaggatgctgtcgcacagggacatgtggacattagacgagtggacacgaagaagaacgcagctgacggttttacaaaagcattggcaaaggagcaatttgagacttttgttggtttgatcggcatgatttaaatgcatatttgaaatgcatgatttgcaggattttactatgagaatcagaattcggggagtttgatggaacatggtctatgagggggatgttggatgcctcaggcatcacatgtaggatagaccaactagatagtcttccttccactctcaccttctctctctcccagtccatccaattgaatactgttttacatgcatacatactatcattgtatttgcatcaaaaTTCAGACATTTGGCCTCGAATGTTCACATGTGTAGCGCTCAACCTCGTACCCTAATCCATTGAGAAAGCGGAAGACAGTTTATGTAGCTGGATTGACTAAGCCCATGGGCAAGGTACCAGAAACGAGAATAACTGCGTTTCAAACTGGCGCAGCGAGCTTTCGGTCGAATCTATCGCTCATCCATTCTACCAAGAAGGTACCAAAGACAGCACCCGCTTGGCATGAAACCGACAAAATTGTCAACGGCCAATGTTTCTGCAACGGTAATTTTCGGACACTTGCAAGATTTGTTCAGTTGATGCCCACATAAATAGCGAAAGAGATCCTTTCATCCAGTGAGCTCGGAACGTCTTTTTTCAAGTGTCGAATACACACCGGGTTAGGACAAGTAGTGTATATCCTACATAGTACATATAGCTCGCTTCAAACACGCTCAGTCCGCCTCActtctattttttttaactAATTCGGGTTACAACTGTAAAAAATTAACCTTCGATGACTGTTATTAGTGCTTAATGGGGCTCGTATCGGGCAAATATACGACATTCAGGCCAATCCCCGACGTATAACTACCCTATTTTCTAAAAACCACTCTCCCACAATTCTGGTGGTTTTTATACACGCGTGATCCTATATCTATTGAAAAGGGAACATATCTAAGAGGAAAAAGATTGAAATTAAAGTGGCTGGGGGGCTTATAACCCGCGCCGGAAAATATGTAGGATTTGTCGCGGGACTTAAAAGAGTGGATGGACTATTATGGCACACAACATGGTTGAAAACCGGGCGTTGAAACCCTCGGAAAACGTAGGGACCGCGAAATGCAAAAGTACATATTGAGACTAGTCAGACGGTCCCGTGAAATTCCTTTTCGAGTCAATAGAGACGTTTGGCAAcgtatacaacatacgtagTACTGCGGAGCATTTATTAATCATTTACCAACTTCTGCTTGGCAACACCGAATCAGGCAGGTAGGTGTAGAATTATTTCTTCACCCTGTCTCACATGTAATGGCTCTGTTTCGGGATAATCTCAAATGGTACTAGCTGCATAGTTAGGACATCAAGATTTTCAACCCATGTTGGCAACTACCAGTTAAAACCAAGCTAATTTACAACGATGTGCCTGAGTAGTTAGGAGGGCCCATGTATAGAAGCTTAGGGCTATAGAGGTGAGCCCTTAGGGACCTTTGGTGTCCAGATTTAGGCGAAGGGGACTATGGAAGTGGTGCTTCAGAGTCAGAATTGAGATCACACTCAGCATCAGAAGCATCGAGAGCCATTAACATGGCATCTAAGCGCGCATCAAGGTAGAGATTACGCATATGTAGGTATAGAAATGGAGGAATTATCATGTGTAGGTGGAATTTCACGTTAAAAAGCAGGGTTGATTAGTTGATTAATTGCAGGTTCTATTAGCTATGCCTTGTTAGGGTTATGCGGAAGTGCTTGCAGTGACGCAGCAAAAGTGTCAACTAAAgtggagtacggagtattgtGGATACTGAAAATTTTTCCTCCGCCCTCAATAGGCGGCTAGTACATGGATTAATAAAAAAGGACTCAGTAGTTATACGTTGCCAAACGTCTCTATTTGAGAGTTGTGCAAATTCATTGATCGTACCATGCATGTGTTGTACACCGATATTTCTGTCAGGAAAGTTGTGTAATCTTGTTTCTCTACACCCCCGCCAGTTCGTGAAGGATAGTGAGATTTTACAATTCCGAAATCTCGTCGATTACAACCAGGAAAAGGTTGAAAAACTTCTAAAGGATCAATGTCCATGTAGTCTCTATGGAGAAAGTACTTTGTGGGTTAATTTCTACAGAATGGAACGGAAGGGGCAACAGAAGAGAGGAAGGTATAACTCGTAAATAATTCATTTCAACATATTTCCGTTTGCTTCGTGGGGTGTAAAAAATAAAACAAAAGCCTCAATCTTATGCGACAATTGAGCCTTTTCTCACATGGAGCTTGGCACCATCATCGACTCCAAGCCAGAGGAGGTCCGGCCTGCTGTAATGGCCACACACATCTACAAAATGCTTGGAATGGATGATGTCCTCCAAGTTCAGAGTGGCATATAGAATTCCTTCCTCGGTGGAAGGAATGTCAGTCGAGAGCTTGCGTCCATCGGGCCCAAAGATTGCAGAGCTGCCACCGCCAGGAACGTTCATCGATCCTAGCTCTGTGCTCATCTTCGTAATTCCTGCTTCACTGAGGACAGCTGTTGTGTGGAGAACAAAAGAATTCGATTCCATGGCGTAAGTTTGGGCGAGAGCAGCCGTTCCTATGAATGACATGTTAGCCCAGTTTGATGAAATTGCCTTTGAACATGATGCCAATACCTTCGCGTGACATTGAGAACAGCGAATGATCTCCGGCGTGCTCAAACAGAGGCGGCCAGGCTGCGACATGAATCTGCTCCCGTTGCGTGTATGTGTGGAACTTGAGAAGTGGCTGAATGTGCTCCCAGCAAGAAAGTGCGCCGACTCGGCCCACTGATGTAGGCACCACGCTGTTGAGGCAATCGTTTCGGGAGTCACCGAACACGGTTCGCTCCATGTGGGTAGCCTTGATCTTTTTGCGAGTGGTAAGAATTTCTCCATCTTCGCTAATAATAGCCTGTGCAATGTAAAGCGAGTGGTGGAAGTTCTCGGAAAAGCCCAGGACGACTATGATTTTATGCTTGCGCGCACAgtttttgatcttctccaTTTGGGGCGAATCCACAGTCAACGAATTCCGAATATACAGAGACATGAGAGTTGGGTCAACGGGTCGCGACCTATTCGGTAGTTAGTCTTCAGATATCCGCCTGAATCACTACCGAGTGAGAAATCATAAGAAAACATACCAAATCCAAGCCGGATAGCCTGGAATCCAGCACTCCGGAAATGCTACGAGTTGAGCTCCATTCCCAGCAGCCTCGGCGATAATACGACAGGTCTTTTCGACTGTCGCTTCGAGATCAAGCCAAACGGGCTCTACCTGGGTGACTGCAACGCGAACCATAGTGGGTATCTGAGTGGGAATTGGAATGATAGTGTGCTTTAAAGATAATTAAGGAATTGATTGAGATCTGTGACTGCTTTTATAATTATCAGAGATGGAGCCCTTGGCAGGTCTGCGATCTAGGACTTATCGTGGCGGAACTTTTTCTTCCGCCGCTAGGCTTAGGCCCAATCATCTTCCGGTAGGTGTTTCAACACTATCTAATCATGAATGATTGTTATCTGACTCGGAAATAAAACGCTAGAAGAATACATAATCGGCGCTACGTTATCATCGCGGCACCCGCTTGACCAATTTTTGGTTTAGTCTGAACACGGACACCTACGGGGTCACTCATGGTTCGAATCAAAACattactacggagtactattCTGCACACCATTGCGAAAGGTTCAGCCTCATGGAGAAACATGGCTTTTATCGTCTCAGATCATGAAAGTAGAAGTGGGAAACCCTCTGCTTCATGAAAAGAAATTCTGGCTGATTGAGTAATGATTTGAAAAACGCTTTATAAACAGAACAGTCATGATAATTAACCATACAGGCAATCTTTTTATCTCCTAGATTTTCCGATATTGAATTTTATACCCGTCTCTAAGTGGGTTGAACCACAAGAGCAGATTTTTTCCCCCACCAGTTTCCTTCAGTCAACCTCCAAGCCCCACATCGATGAAGCTTCTTTGCCATATTACGCATCGATTGATATACCTTGACCAACATGGGGAAGCTCTGATGACTCTGTGAAATTATAAATCGTCGTGTTCAACATATCCTCGTTGTGGGAGACAAAGTCGAGGGGATCAACGTCAGTCCAACCCGGCATGTCGAAAGAAGTGTCAAACCGTGAGCTCCTTGCCGTGGTCCCCTCATTCGTAGTCGTATATTGTGGCTCATTATTAGATAGATTTTTTGGCTGGCACCAATCAGAGGCACAGGGCGTTGGAAATCCATTCTGGAGTGGTAAAGCTAGCATAACTTCCCATCTGTGGGCTAGCTGCTGTAGAAGTGAAATGGCCTTTCTGGCCTTGATCCATCTGGCTCGCATTTCCCAAAGAGCATTGTAGCAAACACGAAAACGCTGTATGGACTGGTCGCGCAACGGTTGTTGCTTAGAAGTTGCGTTGAGTAAAAGAGTGATAGCAGCCGTCAAGACACTGTGAGGTACAAATGGTGGAACTTTGTCAAAGTCGGCTATCTTTTTATACTCATTGATGAGTCTGACCATGGCGGCTGCTGCCGTAGACATGGATCGAACACAGAGGCGATGTGACTTGCTCTGTGTTGGTTCCTTTAGAAAAGGGCGATGGATTAACATCAGCGACATGTTATATGACATGTGGAGTAATATGACGGCAGGTGATTTATTCTTTGTTCCTATCTGCACCAGGGGGTCCAACTGTCGATGGAAGGAAAGTAGCCTTTCATGAGCATCCATGAGCAAGCGGTATCGTTCTCCGTTTTCTAATGTGCCAAAATCGAACGAATAACTGTATTTATTCAGGTCAGCGAGAGGGAAAGATTTCTACCGAGTGAAATGGAGATTCTGACATCTGATCCATGTACTGGTCATGAATGAACCACAGTCGACAGTGGTGGTCGAACACTAGTTCGTCTAAGCTTGGGGTAGGTCCAACTGCACTCAAGAATGAGGAGGCCCGTATGCGTTTCCATGGTAAAGCACATGTTCTTCCCAGGAGGGATGTTGCAATTCTGTTTCCACACGACAAGTAAGAATAAGTTGTGAACGGGGCCGTTGTatagcaaaaaaaaactggaaCATACCTATCAAGAAAGACCGAGGACCACAGCGTTCTCAAACGGATGGACCTTGAATTCAAAATTGAGGGTTGATCACCCGATTCAACTTCAACCTCGTTTGAATGATGCAGTGAGCTGGCTGGAATACCTAAATGTAAAAGCATGCTAGCACACATTGCTTTATCCGCACATACTGTTAGCCacagagaaaagaagaactTTCCGCGGGATCCGGTTGTACGACGCACAATTGTACATCCAACTCATGTTATGTTGATCGAGAGCTAGTTCGCGCCAGCACATAATCGATAATGCTTGAACGACCAAGATGCTAGGATACTGTCGGCAACTCTGCAGAGCAGTACCTTCTATTTTAGATGCCATTTCACAACCGAATGCCTCACTAGCTGGATCATCCGAAAGAAGGGCCCCGGCTGCAAATACCGCATCTTGAACAAGACCGAGCTGTGGGCTGAGGTTGTCTTGTTGAATTTTTGAGAGAGTGGCATTATCCAAAAACTGATGGATTGGATTCACCAGACGAATAAATAAGTCAATAAGATGTTGACGATGGGTGACTTCCGAGACATCTAGCTTGTGTGGCTCCGTTGACTCAGCTCGCAATCCAGTCCTCACGGGCTTCTCGGGAGTTCTGTTTTTGGTGGTTTTGGAGCGATGGGGTGAAACTGGAAAGCAGAAGTTCCCCGAAGGCCCAATGAACGCAGGCTCGCCACTATCTTCAATATGCATACACCACATTAGCGAACTCACATCTTCTATAGCCTTTGGTATGCTAATAGAGGAGGCAGAAATATGCCCCTTGCCATCTGTAACATGTTGGTCTTCCGTTTGATCCTCAAAATTTTCATCTTCAAGCATGATGGTTGAAATATGCTTTGGCCTTTGACTACTCGGGTCATGATTCTCCAAACGCCGCACCTCCTCTTTCAGTAGTTCAATCTGGACTTCTAGCCCAGCTACATAGCCTGAGTCACGTTTGCGCCTAGGTCCGAATCAGCTATATTCTCCTTTCCAGTGTTGGGATGAGAGCATACTTTGGGCGCCTCTCCGTTATATATTGGCATTCCAGATTCTTGGCTAGACAAGGGGAGCAGGCTGGTTGCACGCCATCACACTGAGATCGCATCAGTCAGTGATTAAATAACATTCGGAGGCAATGTGTAGATTATTTCTGTAGGTCCAGAACAAAAATGAAGAACAGTCCTAGATAATCTTACTTTGCGCTTTCGTTTGCGGCAAGTCTCGCAAGCCACGGTGACCCTCGGATGTGAAGTTCTTGTGTCCATTGCCGAATAGACAGAACAATAGCAGAAACCGAAGACTGGGGGGCTAAGATGTTACTGGGAAATTTATTCAGATCTCAATCAGTCGTCTGTGAATGAAGCAGATAGCTGTCTCTGTTGTTCGATGAATGGGATGGGATGATTCTCAAGTGATGGGCTTACACATATAGGAGCTTAGCCAATTAAAAGATTGCGATAAGCGAGATGTCGTCCACAGATCCATGGGTGGCAGGTACACTGGTGCCTGAATTTACaggcagaaaaaaaacaagcgAGTCGCCACTCCAACGCGCATCGATTTACTAGATTCTATATTGGAATAATATGGAAAACTTTTCAAAGTTAGTGGTGAGATAATTGATCGATTGAGTCTTTCTGTTCTGTTCTGCACATGCTGCGTATTTCAATACAGTACTTCCGGGATTATCCGAACCGCCATACTTGTAAAAGCCAGTGTGGAAAATGACCAATGGCACTCCGTACGTTCCGTGACATTTGTAAGGTTGAGCATCGTTTCCGATAGAGCAATCTAGAGTTTAATTTTTAGCTTCGTACCATGCCATGCCAGTCCGGCCGAGAGCTACGCTAGTGCAGCGACGCAGCAAAAGCGTTGGGGCCCCCACACTGCATGTCCATTAAAGATTCTGCCGGACAAATCATCCCGCCTAAGATTCACCAGGTCGCTATTATGGCCTGGCTATTACGCTACTATGCATCCTGTTGAATTGAAAACGACATCAAAGTTTGAGagccaattttttttggggtgCTTCAGATGTTTGGGGCGCCTTATAGCATAACTTGGGCGAGCGTTTGGTAGGCGGTAGAGCCGAGATGCGGGCGGTGTAAAAGGTGGATAGTGTTGGCAATTTCACTGTATTCGTGCCAAGCCCACCCACACCTACGGAGTTCCCGGTGTTGGTGGGCTACACCGGATTACAAATTTTCAGCGGATAGCAACTTTGGGATTCTTCACATGGTATCTCCTCCATATTAAAGTTACATAAATACACGATATGGAGGATGAAAAAGATGTTTTGACAAAAACTATTATGTGTAAAGAAACTTTGGATGAAACCTCAACTCTCCTACTTTACGCACTTAAGATTTCCTACTAAAGTTGACAGTGTAAATTGAGAATTTGATTTGTAAAAGAATGTATCATTTGACATCCTTGAAACCATTTCAACGGTGGAGAAAATTGATTTTACACTATTGTTGGATTTAGGTGCCTTTTAGATAATGCCGCCATACAAGATCTACTTGGTCTTGAAATTTTGCAATCTGGTGTAGGTAGAACTTCATACTCCGTAGGTGTTGGCgggcttggcacgattagTTCTCGGCCGGGCTGGAGAGAGTGCACCCGGCACTCCCCGGTAAGCTGGGATGGTGATCTGGAGCTAAAAATGTCTTTAGAGCGGCGTAAAATTGCACAACAATGTGGACTTCTCGGCGGTGAACTACATGACAGAAGAATTTGAGAAAAGCATCGGGTTGATTGGATTTCCGTCCAGGTTTCCGTGGCCTTGGATCAACGCTTTTCGTGCTGTCCGTATGCCCCAGATTTAAAATATTTCCAAAACCACATTAACCATCAAATCGTAGCTTAAGTGCCTCATCAGTCCATATTCTGACCTTTATCTGCCCAATATCTGATCCGTTTGCCAAAAATATAGACAGGAACAGTTGTCACCATTACACCAAGACTGACAGCTCCAAATGTGGAAAAGAATGGCAAAGGTCCGATTCGAGCGTAATAGTCGTTAAAAACAAAGATCAAGCCAAAAGCAAAAACACTCTTGGACAACTAGTTGACGAATTAGTGAAGATGTCCAGCATTTGATGTGCAATGTATTTACCATGGCAAGCCCGAATGCATCCCCTGCCCTTTCGGCGAATACATCATTGGTGTAAGTCACAATACTGGTGCATCCCATGCCAATAGCGAAGTTGAGAATAGCCATAAAAACGCCACAGACGATAAATGAGAGCTCGTTTTCAATGGCAGCCCCAAGGCCAAATGACCCAACCGCCATGGCAATGGCTGTTGGAAAAATGACAACAAGACGAAACTCGGGTTCGTACAAGCCACTGTTTCTGCGGGTCATTTCTTTAGCGAGGAAATCGCATAGCCACCCGCTCACAACGGTTCCTATTGCCGACCCAATGAAGGGAGCAATACCAGAAAGATTTCCAACGCCCACAGTACTCATGTTGTAAGGTGAAGCGACGAAGATTTGTGACACAACAGCACCTAATAGAATAGCCCAGGTGAATGTCACTGACCACATGAGGCAGCCCCATATAGCAATAGGATGCCATATGAGATACAGTGGCTTAATGCAAGCCATGAGTAAGGAGCTCTTCCTGTTGCTCTTCACTTGACTGAATGCGAATGTAGAGCTCCACCACGAGCAGCGTGGCTCTTCAGAAGTAGCGTGCAGTGAACTACCGGTATTCATCTTCTCTGCAGCAGAGTTTTCGTCTTTTGGTGTATGTTGAATACCAACAACGACGATATCTTTATCCTCGCGACAAAATGTCGTTTCGGGGAAAAGAAATATCACACTTATAAGAAGAGTGGAAAACAAGATCATCTCAAGCCAGAAGCTCCATCTCCAAGACAGATTCGAGATGACATATCCACTAACAACGGGCGTGAGATTGACAGAGATGATGACACCGAAGTTCCAGAGGCCGACGCGAATTCCACGCTCGTGAACGAAGAACACATCATTTATAGAAGAAGTGCCCGCTAGCGCAAAGAATGCACCTATCCCGAGACCTTGGATGGATTAAAAAATTAGCCTTTGCCATTATAAAGGTAAAAGGAAGATGCGTGCATAGATACCTTGGAAGATACGGGAAGTAAGGAGAGAATGGTAAGATTTAGAGGCTGCTGCCCAGCAGCAAGACACGATCAATAGGATTGTAGTGGCAATGAAGACAGAGCGCTTTCCATACACCCCTGCAAAGCAAGAGCATAAATAAGCACTCACGCCCGAAGCCATGACCAGTGCGCCGTTAAGCAG
Protein-coding sequences here:
- a CDS encoding Nitrilase, putative, with product MVRVAVTQVEPVWLDLEATVEKTCRIIAEAAGNGAQLVAFPECWIPGYPAWIWSRPVDPTLMSLYIRNSLTVDSPQMEKIKNCARKHKIIVVLGFSENFHHSLYIAQAIISEDGEILTTRKKIKATHMERTVFGDSRNDCLNSVVPTSVGRVGALSCWEHIQPLLKFHTYTQREQIHVAAWPPLFEHAGDHSLFSMSREGTAALAQTYAMESNSFVLHTTAVLSEAGITKMSTELGSMNVPGGGSSAIFGPDGRKLSTDIPSTEEGILYATLNLEDIIHSKHFVDVCGHYSRPDLLWLGVDDGAKLHVRKGSIVA
- a CDS encoding C6 transcription factor — protein: MDTRTSHPRVTVACETCRKRKRKCDGVQPACSPCLAKNLECQYITERRPKRKRDSGYVAGLEVQIELLKEEVRRLENHDPSSQRPKHISTIMLEDENFEDQTEDQHVTDGKGHISASSISIPKAIEDVSSLMWCMHIEDSGEPAFIGPSGNFCFPVSPHRSKTTKNRTPEKPVRTGLRAESTEPHKLDVSEVTHRQHLIDLFIRLVNPIHQFLDNATLSKIQQDNLSPQLGLVQDAVFAAGALLSDDPASEAFGCEMASKIEGTALQSCRQYPSILVVQALSIMCWRELALDQHNMSWMYNSMCASMLLHLGIPASSLHHSNEVEVESGDQPSILNSRSIRLRTLWSSVFLDRIATSLLGRTCALPWKRIRASSFLSAVGPTPSLDELVFDHHCRLWFIHDQYMDQIYSFDFGTLENGERYRLLMDAHERLLSFHRQLDPLVQIGTKNKSPAVILLHMSYNMSLMLIHRPFLKEPTQSKSHRLCVRSMSTAAAAMVRLINEYKKIADFDKVPPFVPHSVLTAAITLLLNATSKQQPLRDQSIQRFRVCYNALWEMRARWIKARKAISLLQQLAHRWEVMLALPLQNGFPTPCASDWCQPKNLSNNEPQYTTTNEGTTARSSRFDTSFDMPGWTDVDPLDFVSHNEDMLNTTIYNFTESSELPHVGQGISIDA
- a CDS encoding Major facilitator superfamily domain, general substrate transporter, which produces MAFGILEPSRQVHPSRNNNVLIMDAEENNDTHLKLMPLPSNSPSDPLNWTRLKKELLFATIIFGSCATGSLGPVLVPGFTTVAAQFETNLRSIALLNGALVMASGVSAYLCSCFAGVYGKRSVFIATTILLIVSCCWAAASKSYHSLLTSRIFQGLGIGAFFALAGTSSINDVFFVHERGIRVGLWNFGVIISVNLTPVVSGYVISNLSWRWSFWLEMILFSTLLISVIFLFPETTFCREDKDIVVVGIQHTPKDENSAAEKMNTGSSLHATSEEPRCSWWSSTFAFSQVKSNRKSSLLMACIKPLYLIWHPIAIWGCLMWSVTFTWAILLGAVVSQIFVASPYNMSTVGVGNLSGIAPFIGSAIGTVVSGWLCDFLAKEMTRRNSGLYEPEFRLVVIFPTAIAMAVGSFGLGAAIENELSFIVCGVFMAILNFAIGMGCTSIVTYTNDVFAERAGDAFGLAMLSKSVFAFGLIFVFNDYYARIGPLPFFSTFGAVSLGVMVTTVPVYIFGKRIRYWADKGQNMD